A segment of the bacterium genome:
CAAAGCGAGTACGCGATGGCATCTTGCCGGCGGTGGCCGCCGAGGAAGCACCACTCTTGCCGGTCGTGAATTCCTTCAAACCCTTCGTGACGACTGCCGAGGTGAGCTATCGAACGACCCGACCGGTGGAGCGGCTGACGAAAAGCCATCTGAACCTCGCAATGGTGCAGAGTGGCAAGGGCAAGAAGCCGAAGGGCGATGCGCTCGACGAGGTGCGAACGATTCAGATTCTCGAAGACATGGACTGTGTCGAGTACTACACGCCAAACGACCGGAACGTGGGCCTCGCCGTGCCCTACGAGTACCAGGGCCAGCCGCACCAATACGAGCCAGATTTCGTGGTGAAGCTCCGGGGCGGCAAGCAGCTCATGCTCGAGAGCAAAGGGGGCGGCGGCGAGACTTGGGAGCCGGACCGAGTACTCGCCAAGAACGCCGCAGCCAAGAAGTGGGTTGCAGCGGTGAACAACTCGCGACGATACGGAGAGTGGGCGTTTGAAATATGCCGCGCCGCGACCGAGCTGCGCGCCGTGCTGTCGAAACACAGCGACGGCGACGTTGTGCTGCCGTTTACCCACGTGGAGCCGAAGCCCGAGGAGCGCTTCTCGATCTGCGTGCCCCTCACCACGCTTCGAGCCGCCGCCGGCTCTTGGAGCGAGGAGCAGGCGAGCCTTGATCCGGCCGAGTGGGCTGACGAGTGGATCACCTGGGAGACCTCGACGAAGTTCGAGCCCGGCATGTTCGTCGCCAAAGTGCTGGGCGACTCGATGGAGCCCGAGGTCCCGAACGGTTCCTATTGCCTCTTCCGAGAGCCAGGCGCTGGGACGCGACAAGGGAAGCGACTCCTGGTCTGGCACTCAGGGATCGATGACCCGCACACCGGCGGGCAGTACACGCTGAAGGTGTACAGCAGTGAGAAGACTGCTGACGCTGAAACTGGCTGGCAGCACACCCGAATCACGCTGAAACCGCTTAACGCCGAGTATCCGCCTATTGTCCTGACGCCCAAGGAGGAACAGGACGTGCGGGTCATTGCAGAGTTCGTTGAGGTTGTCGGCTAGTGAATAGGCGCACCCAGAACGTTCTGATTACAGGGATCGATTTCACTAGCGCCCCGTCGCCGTCGAAGCCGCTGACAGTCGCTCATGGTCAACTGAATGGGCGGAGGCTAAGTCTAATCAAGCCCCTCAAGAACTTGTACAACTTCGCAGCGTTTCAGAAGCTCCTCCAACAGCCGGGACCTCGAGTAACGGCTATCGACTTCCCCTTCGGCCAGCCGTCGAGATTCGTGCAGGCTGTTGGCTGGAGTCCACGATGGGAAGACTATGGCCAGGGGGCTCAGCAGCTCGGCTAGGCTGGCTTTGTCGAGCTGCTTCAGGACTACAAAGCAAGGCAGCCTCCGGGAGATAAAGAACATCAACGAGCAACAGACGTTTGCGCTGGCTCCTTGAGCCCGATGAAGACTCACGGCGTTCCGCTGGCCAAGATGTTCGTGGAAGGAGCACCACGGATTGAGCGGTCGCCGTGTTCGGTTCTCCCCTGCCGACCAAACGGTTGTGACTCGCTTGTTCTGGAGGCTTATCCGGGTCGCGTCGCACGGTGGGCGATCGGTCGCAGGCCCTACAAGACCGAAACGAAGAGCAAGGACACATCGGCAATGCGCGACGCTCGCCGCGACTTGATCGCCGCGGTCCTCTCAGGCCGCTTGCCGAAGCAATACGGAGTCTCGGTGGATTTAGATGACGAGGTCAGGGAGGAGCTCGGCGACGACTTCAAAGGAGATCGGCTGGACGCACTCCTGTGTGCGATCCAGGCGGCATGGGCCGTTTCGAACAAGAGCTTCGGGATCCCGCAGAATGCCCACATCGAAGAAGGTTGGATCGTGGATCCTCATTGCGTGGAGACGTAGGGCGAACGCCTGGTCCTCGTTTCTACCTAGCTCGACTATTCCGAAAGTGGTCGCCGCGGCGCCAGCTGAAAGCCACAGGGATGCGGATGGCAAGTGCCTCGTCTAGCACCGTACGAAGCTAGCGGAAGCCTCTCGGTTCTTCTGAGACCAGACCAATAGCTCGGGGGCCTCTAGGCATCTGGTCCAGACCGACCTAAGCCACTTGGCGCGCACTTAACGCCGGCTACTTCAACACCTCACCAATGATCTCATCCAGTTCGTCACGGATCTGATTAAGCTCTTCCCTGGTCTCGTCAGAGACCTTCATCGAGTAGTCGTACCAGCCCGCCTCTTCCTCGGTCTTCCAAGCTGCGAGACCCGCTTTCCTGCTCTTGACGGAGTCCCGAAGACTGGTTATGTGCCGCCTTAGTTCCTTCAGGTTTTTCATCTTCTTCACCCCTTTGTTTCTAGGAGAACCGACAGCCCCACTCACGTTTCCTTGCCGGAGTTCAGCCGCGCCTCAACGCCTTCGACAAACCGATCGACTTCGGCTTGAGTCCTGAAGTAGCCCGTATAGCCAGAGTAATCCGCGTCCGCAGCCTCGTAGTACTTCCACTCCTCTCGAGATTCTGGAAGTAGTGCTTCGACGGCCGTAGTCGGCACGCCAAGGACCGCGGCCAACCGCCCAAGGTACAGCTGGAAGCGGAGACCCGAACCTCCTCGATCGCAAAGACGCCTTTCTGCGGCGCGCTCGCGAGGAGGAGCGCTCGACCTATCTGCCTGTCAGCATCCAGACGCCCCTCTCCCCCTACGAGCTCAGGCAGGGAACCCTCATCCCAGCGATCCTCGTCGCCGGCATCAATTCCGACTTGCCCGGCCAGACGCAGGCTCTCGTTCGACAGAACGTCTACGACTCGACCACGGGGCGACACCTGCTCATTCCCCAGGGCTCGAGACTGCTCGGCAGCTACGACAACCGCATCGCGTGGGGCCAGAAGCGCGTGCTCCTGGCGTGGACGCGCCTTGTGTTCCCGGACGGCAGCAGCCTTGACCTCCGCGGCATGCCCGGTGCCGATCTGGCCGCGATGGCCGGCGTCCGCGACCAGGTCAACAACCACTTCGTCCGCACCTTTGGCAGCGCCATCCTGCTCTCGGCGATCACCGCCGGCGTGCAGCTCAGCCAACCGCAGGAGTCTGCCGACGGAGGCGCTCCTTCGGCGAGCCAGATTGCGGCCGCTGCCCTCGGCCAAGAGGTCGGCCGGACGACAGCTGAGGTCACCCGCCGCAACTTGAACCTCCAGCCGACCCTACAGATCCGCCCGGGCTACCTCTTCAACGTCGAAACGACCGCCGACCTCGTGCTGCCAAGCCCATGGAACCCGAGGAGAGCTCCGTGACGAGAGTTCTCACCGTCACAAACCAGAAGGGCGGCGTCGGCAAGACCGTCCTCGCCTGCCACCTGGCGCTCGCCGGCATCGAGAAGCACAAGCGGGTTCTCCTGATCGACCTCGATACCCAGGCCAACGCGACGCTGACCCTGACGCTGGACCTGTCCCTGCCGAAGAAGAACGGTGGCTCGGCCCATCTGTTCTCCAGAACGCCACTCGACCCGATTCCGACGGCCTCCGGAGTCGAGGTACTGCACGGGCACCAGCACCTCGACGCGCTCGACGCCGAGTACAGCCTCGAGCAAGCTCTGCCGATTCGCGACGAGCTGCGGCAGCTCCCCTACGACCTGATCGTCGTCGACACCCCGCCGGCAATCGGCCTGCGGCACGTGGGGCCGATCCTCTGGTGCGATGTCTGCCTGACCCCGTTAGAGCCCAACGCCTACTCGATCTCCGGCCTCTCCCACACTTTGAACACACTGAGCTTCGCCCGCCGGCTCAACCCCGGCGTGCGCTCCCGCGCCATCATCAACCGCTACATCAAGCGCTCCAAGCAGCACGCCTTCTACATCGCCGAGATCGCCCGGCACATCGAGCTCACGAAGCCGTTCCTGCCGCTGCGGGTCGCTGTCCCTGACGCCCTCGACGCCGGCGTGCCCGTCTGGCGCTTCAGCCGTGCCGCACCCGAGACCAAAAGGCAGTGGCGCGAACTCTGTGGAGGATTCGCCTGTGAATAGCACCCTGGAGCAGCTAGCCGAGATTGCCAAGACCCACCCCAGCGCCTCGCGGGAGGTCCTGATGATCCCGATCGAGGCCATTCAACCGGACCCCGAGCAGCCTCGCAAAGAACCGCGCGACCTCGACGAACTCGCAGCGAGCATCGAAGCGATCGGTGTCCAGCAGCCGCTTCTCGTCCGGCCGAATCCCAACCAGGAAGACGCCTACATCCTCGTCGCCGGCGAACGGCGACTACTGGCTGCCTCGAGAGCGGGCAAGAGCAACGTCCCGTGCATGGTCCTCGCCGACCTCGACGACCCCGGTCAGCGCCTCGTCGTCCAGCTCACCGAGAACATCCAGCGCGAAGACCTTGACATGATGGAGATCGCTCGCACCATCCAGACCCTCATCGACGAGCTCCAGATGCCGAAGGGGGACGTCGCACGCCTCCTCGGCAAGGGGCAGTCGTTCGTCTCGAAGCACTTGGCGCTTCTGAAGGCGACCGGCCCCTCGAAGGAAGCGCTCGATCGCGGCCTGCTTCAGTCGCCTGAGACCTTCCGCCTCTTCAGGAAGCTGCCAGAAGATCGCCAGAAGAAGCTGCTC
Coding sequences within it:
- a CDS encoding DUF429 domain-containing protein, with the protein product MKTHGVPLAKMFVEGAPRIERSPCSVLPCRPNGCDSLVLEAYPGRVARWAIGRRPYKTETKSKDTSAMRDARRDLIAAVLSGRLPKQYGVSVDLDDEVREELGDDFKGDRLDALLCAIQAAWAVSNKSFGIPQNAHIEEGWIVDPHCVET
- a CDS encoding ParA family protein; this translates as MTRVLTVTNQKGGVGKTVLACHLALAGIEKHKRVLLIDLDTQANATLTLTLDLSLPKKNGGSAHLFSRTPLDPIPTASGVEVLHGHQHLDALDAEYSLEQALPIRDELRQLPYDLIVVDTPPAIGLRHVGPILWCDVCLTPLEPNAYSISGLSHTLNTLSFARRLNPGVRSRAIINRYIKRSKQHAFYIAEIARHIELTKPFLPLRVAVPDALDAGVPVWRFSRAAPETKRQWRELCGGFACE
- a CDS encoding ParB/RepB/Spo0J family partition protein, with the protein product MNSTLEQLAEIAKTHPSASREVLMIPIEAIQPDPEQPRKEPRDLDELAASIEAIGVQQPLLVRPNPNQEDAYILVAGERRLLAASRAGKSNVPCMVLADLDDPGQRLVVQLTENIQREDLDMMEIARTIQTLIDELQMPKGDVARLLGKGQSFVSKHLALLKATGPSKEALDRGLLQSPETFRLFRKLPEDRQKKLLGRKGTRALPIARAEVEKAAAVETPGRSLGPLEGAQQFSLRLTSQQLMHIIEALGGQPPAEPGELKATLISLL